One part of the Marichromatium purpuratum 984 genome encodes these proteins:
- a CDS encoding M15 family metallopeptidase, translated as MASGFRFSKRSEHALAGVHDDLVRVARRALELTEVDFVVTEGRRTEARQRSLVAAGASRTMRSRHLTGHALDVAAWVDGGVRWDWPLYPRIAAAFKAAAAELGVAIRWGGDWPRFRDGPHFELDRRSYP; from the coding sequence ATGGCCAGCGGATTCCGCTTCTCCAAGCGCTCCGAGCACGCCCTCGCCGGTGTCCATGACGACCTGGTGCGGGTGGCGCGGCGCGCGCTGGAGCTGACCGAGGTCGACTTCGTCGTCACCGAGGGGCGACGCACCGAGGCGCGTCAGCGCTCGCTGGTCGCCGCCGGGGCCTCGCGCACCATGCGCTCGCGTCACCTCACCGGGCACGCGCTCGATGTCGCCGCCTGGGTCGATGGCGGCGTGCGCTGGGACTGGCCGCTCTATCCGCGCATCGCCGCCGCCTTCAAGGCCGCCGCCGCCGAGCTGGGGGTGGCGATCCGCTGGGGCGGGGACTGGCCGCGGTTTCGCGACGGCCCTCACTTCGAGCTGGATCGGCGGAGCTACCCATGA
- a CDS encoding head-tail joining protein, producing the protein MNPALIESFRDGVADILDALGAPGSYAGSPARLVVEQVDGEAGEWEMVHEVRHRAVVDAAALAVKPAPGDPLEVNAERWVVDRVLAGDGFTWTLAVRPDE; encoded by the coding sequence ATGAATCCAGCGCTCATCGAGTCCTTTCGTGACGGCGTCGCCGACATCCTCGATGCCCTCGGTGCCCCCGGGAGCTACGCGGGCAGTCCCGCGCGGCTGGTCGTCGAGCAGGTCGACGGCGAGGCGGGGGAGTGGGAGATGGTCCACGAGGTGCGCCATCGCGCCGTTGTCGATGCCGCCGCACTGGCGGTAAAGCCGGCGCCGGGTGATCCCCTCGAGGTCAACGCCGAGCGCTGGGTGGTCGATCGCGTGCTCGCGGGCGATGGCTTTACCTGGACGCTGGCGGTGCGACCCGATGAGTGA
- a CDS encoding WD40 repeat domain-containing protein, with translation MTDYFLAVGSSDDTLRTLEGPAFDVATTRFASGGDVNAVAFSPDGAHLAVGVSAPPWLVIIRTSDWSVTTDVQVPSYVYGVSWSPDGAYLAVGYYGGDRLAVIDTSDWSVVPGTPSLPDKRVWDCAWSPDGAYLAVVGDWGEPNFAVIDTTDWSVVPGTPSLPGDGYSCEFSPDGAYLALGLRSAPYLVVLNAPEWTRVSGVPAAASAHRGVSWSPDGAYLAVGHAPTFCLTIIDTTDWSVVPGTPAVSSTGYDCAWSPDGAYLAVAHAGSPYLTVIDTTDWSVVPGTPAVSSTGLTVAWLPDINRPTRHGILYDHDGNPLSLPVQLLRRPAWARSQVVTPDPVSGAFTVRGFAPGDYHLLIPDTRPGATDDRLLRITLDETTGALAPLEVYMPYAGALTTINGNATKAIDGSAADDVIVRAWGSHGHVIDVVPAPSGDWSAEVPPGTYDITYRSAGCQPVCHGPYTIAAPEEEG, from the coding sequence ATGACTGACTACTTCCTGGCCGTCGGCTCGAGCGACGACACCCTGCGGACCCTGGAGGGGCCAGCGTTCGATGTGGCGACGACGCGGTTTGCCTCGGGTGGGGATGTCAATGCGGTGGCGTTTTCGCCGGATGGGGCGCATCTGGCTGTTGGTGTGAGCGCCCCTCCGTGGCTCGTCATTATTCGCACCTCAGACTGGTCAGTTACGACTGACGTTCAAGTCCCAAGTTACGTTTACGGTGTGTCCTGGAGTCCCGATGGCGCCTATCTGGCTGTTGGATATTACGGTGGCGATCGCCTGGCGGTGATCGATACATCTGACTGGTCGGTCGTCCCCGGAACGCCCAGCCTGCCGGATAAGCGCGTTTGGGATTGTGCTTGGTCGCCGGACGGGGCGTATCTGGCTGTTGTTGGTGACTGGGGCGAGCCGAATTTTGCCGTCATCGACACCACCGACTGGTCGGTCGTCCCCGGAACGCCCAGCCTGCCAGGGGATGGTTACAGCTGCGAGTTTTCGCCGGATGGGGCTTATCTGGCATTGGGATTGCGTTCAGCGCCGTATCTGGTCGTGCTGAATGCTCCCGAATGGACGCGGGTTTCCGGCGTCCCTGCGGCGGCAAGTGCGCATCGGGGCGTGTCCTGGTCGCCGGACGGGGCGTATCTGGCTGTTGGGCACGCCCCCACGTTTTGCCTGACTATTATCGACACCACCGACTGGTCGGTAGTCCCCGGCACGCCGGCGGTATCGAGCACGGGGTACGACTGCGCCTGGAGTCCCGATGGCGCCTATCTGGCAGTCGCGCATGCCGGTTCACCCTATCTCACCGTCATCGACACCACCGACTGGTCGGTAGTCCCCGGCACGCCGGCGGTATCGAGCACGGGACTCACCGTCGCCTGGCTCCCCGACATCAACCGCCCGACCCGTCACGGCATCCTCTACGACCACGACGGCAACCCCCTGAGTCTCCCGGTGCAGCTATTGCGCCGCCCGGCTTGGGCGCGCTCGCAGGTCGTCACCCCGGACCCGGTCTCGGGGGCGTTCACGGTGCGCGGCTTCGCCCCCGGCGACTACCACCTGCTGATCCCCGACACCCGCCCTGGGGCGACCGACGATCGCCTGCTGCGCATCACCCTCGACGAGACTACCGGCGCGCTCGCGCCGCTGGAGGTCTACATGCCCTACGCTGGGGCGCTGACTACGATCAACGGCAACGCCACCAAGGCCATCGACGGCAGCGCCGCCGACGATGTGATCGTGCGCGCCTGGGGCAGTCACGGGCACGTCATCGACGTGGTGCCTGCGCCCAGCGGCGACTGGTCGGCCGAGGTGCCGCCGGGCACCTACGACATCACCTACCGCAGCGCCGGCTGCCAGCCAGTCTGTCACGGCCCCTACACCATCGCCGCGCCGGAGGAGGAAGGCTGA
- the nrdD gene encoding anaerobic ribonucleoside-triphosphate reductase — protein MVPHDCAGCAAYRPAFRTEERTRCEVWTRVMGYHRPISHFNGGKRAEHAQRRYFKEASHVRRKA, from the coding sequence CTGGTTCCGCACGACTGCGCCGGTTGCGCCGCCTATCGACCGGCGTTCCGCACCGAGGAGCGCACGCGCTGCGAGGTCTGGACCCGGGTCATGGGCTACCACCGTCCAATCTCGCACTTCAACGGCGGCAAACGCGCCGAGCATGCGCAGCGCCGCTACTTCAAGGAGGCATCCCATGTCCGACGCAAAGCATGA
- a CDS encoding RHS repeat domain-containing protein, with the protein MPIQEENIVFVESQVMDDVPEGGGAATGREIVDGALNNVFEDISDLDRAYGRFNLRKLALAVRSLDTSLYGGAKLALTALPRDPAVGYTLFRTADPFDTRAQAADRVQAYLYKGPMWPGVLYDDHIAGMRAIRIIQRVDTTLPPIGKTLVLVQHEGEANAVEQYLRVTDVETVETTLTDSSGDFVRWVVTLTLKDALRHDFAGHTPRRDDLYDYDQGARLRDTTVADAARYSGAQRLAEPAQSGDLRVRAASLYSQLVPASQTETPLVNQVMADQLVTEIDAGGGHRVEVSQAPHTRALAVTPENRRLNWVETLSPVPQRGALNIAYMAQGHWYELTDDGTGIIRGSDSTFGSGTIDATTGVSAVTLGALPDAGSQILYTWASPVHYSIRAGATQDTDARGARLDFALEQVPYIPGSLVVTFTRGGSPLTATEDGHGTISGVGVSGVLNLTSGAGSLWFTQLPDRETSIRFDHAYADPDDPEQPAERRVEAALGANYTLDFGGSVAPEGVSIAAYYNYPVSAAVTINDDGEGGLVVATGQAVGDPAEPVTGLPVGTIDYAAGLATLNIPIEVNYQHWAPAVLNPDGSIARAGYWYTWRQSALPSTTNEVLGVAATGAPSSDLVADPIVLDLLDGGLDLDLTHLHTSRIVPGSVRLSLGGTRYEDRGTGVLYDGDGLRLGTLDYDTGIASLTWWSDGANAPPTVTACLTRYGFWVATEASFRTRVAPLKPEALSITVTAEDGARLTASADADGNLVGDAVSGSVNYEFGTAAMAFGAMADDPEHPGSQVWVPRRVDPTTLRYNAVAYSYLPLDADILGIDGTRLPADGRVPIYRPGDLVMILHAAETALSPSAGVATALGRTRLAWVRVTDATGAVVSGDRYQLDRAAGQIMFPDLAGLTLPLTVRHTVGDLRQVTDAQISGWLALSRPLTHDYPAGETIVAGCLIIGDRRARVSATWDQASWSGAWSDAPSGSAATATLNLIDHPIQVTNEGCDTDRWVLRCADAASDQWELISENRGLVWQGVYAPGGADIAPINPRTRIDLGGGAYSTGAPYMTIPAAANGGGWSTGNVVRIDTVGAIAEFWVARSIQQSDEPADPAAADGCEIHALGNIDRP; encoded by the coding sequence ATGCCCATCCAAGAAGAGAACATCGTCTTCGTCGAGAGCCAGGTGATGGACGACGTCCCCGAGGGCGGCGGTGCTGCCACCGGGCGCGAGATCGTCGATGGCGCGCTCAACAACGTCTTCGAGGACATCTCCGATCTCGACCGCGCCTACGGCCGCTTCAACCTGAGGAAGCTCGCGCTGGCGGTGCGCAGCCTCGACACCAGCCTCTACGGCGGCGCCAAGCTCGCCCTCACCGCGCTGCCGCGCGATCCCGCCGTCGGCTACACCCTGTTTCGCACCGCCGACCCCTTCGATACCCGCGCCCAGGCCGCCGACCGCGTCCAGGCCTATCTCTACAAGGGGCCGATGTGGCCGGGCGTGCTCTACGACGACCACATCGCCGGGATGCGCGCCATCCGCATCATCCAGCGCGTCGACACCACGCTGCCGCCGATCGGCAAGACCCTGGTGCTCGTGCAGCACGAGGGGGAGGCCAATGCCGTCGAGCAGTACCTGCGGGTAACCGACGTCGAGACCGTCGAGACCACCCTCACCGACAGCTCCGGCGACTTCGTCCGCTGGGTCGTCACCCTGACCCTCAAGGACGCGCTGCGCCACGACTTCGCCGGCCACACCCCGCGCCGCGACGACCTCTACGACTACGACCAGGGCGCGCGGCTGCGCGACACCACGGTGGCCGATGCCGCGCGCTACAGCGGCGCCCAGCGGCTGGCCGAGCCCGCCCAATCGGGGGATCTGCGGGTGCGCGCGGCGAGCCTCTACAGCCAGCTCGTCCCGGCCAGCCAGACCGAGACGCCGCTGGTCAACCAGGTCATGGCGGACCAGCTCGTCACCGAGATCGACGCCGGGGGCGGACACCGGGTCGAGGTCTCCCAGGCCCCGCACACCCGAGCGCTCGCCGTCACCCCCGAGAACCGCCGCCTGAACTGGGTCGAGACCCTCTCCCCGGTACCACAACGGGGGGCGCTCAACATCGCCTATATGGCCCAGGGGCACTGGTACGAGTTGACCGATGACGGCACGGGCATCATTCGCGGATCGGACAGCACGTTCGGCTCCGGGACCATCGATGCCACCACCGGGGTGAGTGCGGTCACGCTCGGCGCACTGCCGGACGCGGGCTCGCAGATCCTGTACACCTGGGCGAGCCCCGTTCACTACAGCATTCGCGCCGGGGCGACGCAGGATACCGACGCGCGCGGCGCGCGGCTCGATTTCGCGCTGGAGCAGGTCCCCTATATCCCGGGTTCACTGGTCGTGACCTTCACGCGGGGCGGGAGCCCGCTCACCGCCACCGAGGACGGCCACGGGACGATCAGCGGCGTCGGGGTCAGCGGCGTGCTCAACCTGACCAGCGGGGCGGGCTCGCTGTGGTTCACCCAGCTCCCGGATCGGGAGACCAGCATCCGCTTCGACCATGCCTACGCCGACCCCGACGACCCGGAGCAACCCGCGGAACGACGCGTCGAGGCCGCGCTGGGGGCAAACTACACGCTCGACTTTGGCGGCTCCGTCGCCCCCGAGGGCGTGAGTATCGCAGCCTATTACAACTACCCTGTTAGCGCCGCAGTGACGATCAATGACGACGGGGAGGGGGGGCTCGTCGTCGCCACCGGGCAAGCGGTGGGCGATCCCGCAGAGCCCGTGACGGGCCTGCCGGTGGGGACGATCGACTACGCGGCGGGTCTGGCGACGCTCAACATCCCGATCGAGGTCAATTACCAGCACTGGGCGCCAGCGGTGCTCAATCCTGACGGGAGCATCGCTAGGGCAGGCTACTGGTATACGTGGAGGCAGTCTGCCCTCCCTTCCACGACGAACGAGGTCCTGGGTGTAGCCGCCACCGGCGCACCCTCGTCCGACCTCGTCGCTGACCCCATTGTGCTCGACCTCCTCGACGGGGGGCTGGATCTCGACCTGACGCATCTCCACACCAGCCGGATCGTACCCGGCTCGGTTCGCCTGTCGCTGGGCGGCACGCGCTACGAGGATCGCGGCACGGGGGTGCTCTACGACGGCGACGGTCTTCGGCTCGGCACGCTCGACTACGACACCGGCATCGCCTCGCTGACCTGGTGGTCGGATGGGGCCAACGCACCGCCCACGGTGACCGCCTGTCTGACACGCTATGGCTTCTGGGTCGCGACCGAGGCCAGCTTCCGCACCCGGGTCGCCCCGCTCAAGCCCGAGGCCCTGAGCATCACGGTCACGGCCGAGGACGGGGCGCGGCTCACGGCGAGCGCCGATGCCGATGGCAACCTCGTGGGTGATGCCGTCTCGGGGTCAGTCAACTACGAGTTCGGTACGGCGGCGATGGCGTTCGGGGCGATGGCGGATGACCCGGAGCATCCCGGGTCGCAGGTCTGGGTGCCTCGACGGGTCGACCCCACCACCCTGCGCTACAACGCCGTCGCCTACAGCTACCTGCCGCTGGACGCCGACATCCTCGGTATCGACGGCACCCGGCTGCCCGCCGATGGTCGGGTGCCGATCTACCGCCCCGGCGATCTGGTGATGATCCTCCACGCCGCCGAGACCGCCCTCAGCCCCAGCGCCGGGGTCGCCACCGCGCTCGGTCGCACCCGGCTCGCCTGGGTGCGGGTGACCGACGCCACGGGCGCGGTGGTCAGCGGTGATCGCTACCAGCTCGACCGCGCCGCCGGGCAGATCATGTTCCCCGACCTCGCTGGCCTCACCCTGCCGCTCACCGTGCGCCACACCGTCGGCGACCTGCGCCAGGTCACCGATGCCCAGATCAGCGGCTGGCTCGCGCTCTCGCGCCCGCTCACCCACGACTACCCGGCCGGGGAGACCATCGTCGCCGGCTGCCTGATCATCGGTGATCGCCGCGCCCGGGTCTCGGCGACCTGGGATCAGGCGAGCTGGAGCGGGGCGTGGTCGGACGCCCCTAGCGGCAGCGCCGCCACCGCCACCCTCAACCTGATCGACCACCCCATCCAGGTCACCAACGAGGGCTGCGACACCGACCGCTGGGTGCTGCGCTGCGCCGACGCGGCCAGCGACCAATGGGAGCTGATCAGCGAGAACCGCGGGCTCGTCTGGCAGGGCGTCTACGCCCCCGGCGGCGCCGACATCGCCCCGATCAACCCGCGCACCCGGATCGACCTCGGCGGCGGCGCCTACAGCACCGGCGCCCCCTACATGACCATCCCCGCCGCGGCCAACGGCGGCGGCTGGAGCACCGGCAACGTGGTGCGCATCGACACCGTCGGCGCCATCGCCGAGTTCTGGGTCGCGCGCTCGATCCAGCAATCCGACGAGCCCGCCGACCCCGCCGCCGCCGATGGCTGCGAGATCCATGCGCTTGGCAACATCGATCGACCCTGA
- a CDS encoding phage tail tape measure protein codes for MADHSLAVRILINAKDQASAVIGKIANKWTALTAAVSGFIGVRAFTTAIGDAADFESALDAIQARTGATAEEMQRLRDAAMEAGSTTTFTATEAAEGLNILGASGLAASDAIATLPSVLALARVESVDLATAAGLITDAVSIMGLSFEDSARATDVLVRAASLSNTTATQLGEALRYAGGEARSAGLSIEETAATLDVLAQSGIRGEQAGTMLRNILGQLGDPASKARQELAALGVTSGDLGEAIDGIAAAGAAGERAVRAFGIEAGPGVRALLTEGSAGIAAYANQLNAAGGAAQQAAATMGSNLNGALQALRSAWDALRISLVDPLLEPIRREVEGLAESLGRFTQSARLEQLKATLLQTFETLVAQAKAFVAAVDWEGFAQRIDTALSGAKSSLETFANSASRTTDTLLFVFQSIGTGISTLQTAFWGLAGVVGKASAFIVEGLSKIVKAQSKLTFGPFRRKLEEVSAEIASVSESLDNAADGAFENAGAALDRTAQKGESLRETMRRLFEAQRDAEKSTRELGEAQRDAAPPAELTAEQERLAAAIKTYNAALAEARAGNGEAGLSLIELGQRVVEARAELDGLGVSAGAAAEQVEASGDRTARSAGESRDEIAQLRQEYDRLIEAGDTQGADKVLRSIRRIGEEAGESAGVTEGAAARIEAAFDQLGIVSQRALDQAATNARANFETIANSANASAEDIERAFLAWAEAARTAAADSDEARQREVESMLLAQATALGLRDAYLSLEGINRTTTDTTRNLSDSQRDLGNSAKDADEGIKKVVGSSNDLNIAFLNSREQIRNAIADLRGYSSAAADAVEEIVSGLDRWDNKIRAIQALEASDFVGDGAVDEASARIAQLEAELEATGATADALAERVDMAFNVLRDTDAVVLAITQLKQEVIEAEIAAERLAQRGERLQAEFAGLTDALDAGSIGLSEYADKLDRLIDANQRLGEEELEPLRAALDDARRKMADFTEDAQAGLRDLQAEWAELNGQQLEALLLEQEAQRLEIEMALAEAKRDGNTEAIRALEDQLDMLEQIQAVERERAAEAEAQAAIEAAEAEAEEAARRAALSDADRAHEDSIATLEARLLEAVRAQDQALEDALAAQIAAERQRHEETLANLEAESAARASTGTASTAGTTSGATGSTSTASASRAIDVRVSVNGQSSRTITVADEASADALESILSSLESAAAVAI; via the coding sequence ATGGCCGATCACAGCCTCGCTGTTCGCATCCTCATCAACGCCAAGGACCAGGCCTCGGCGGTCATCGGCAAGATCGCCAACAAGTGGACCGCGCTCACCGCCGCCGTCAGCGGCTTCATCGGTGTGCGCGCCTTCACCACCGCGATCGGCGACGCCGCCGACTTCGAGTCAGCGCTCGATGCCATCCAGGCGCGCACCGGCGCCACCGCCGAGGAGATGCAGCGGCTGCGCGACGCGGCCATGGAGGCCGGCTCCACCACGACCTTTACCGCGACCGAGGCCGCCGAGGGCCTCAACATCCTGGGCGCGTCCGGTCTTGCCGCCAGTGATGCCATTGCCACCCTGCCCAGCGTGCTCGCGCTCGCGCGGGTCGAGAGCGTCGATCTGGCCACCGCCGCCGGGCTGATCACCGATGCGGTCAGCATCATGGGGCTCTCGTTCGAGGACAGCGCGCGCGCCACCGATGTGCTGGTGCGCGCGGCGAGCCTCTCGAACACGACTGCGACCCAGCTTGGCGAGGCGTTGCGCTATGCCGGTGGCGAAGCGCGCAGCGCTGGGCTCTCCATCGAAGAGACGGCCGCCACGCTCGACGTGCTCGCGCAGAGCGGTATCCGTGGCGAGCAAGCCGGCACCATGCTGCGCAACATCCTCGGTCAGCTCGGCGATCCTGCGAGCAAGGCCCGCCAGGAACTGGCCGCGCTCGGCGTGACCTCCGGTGACCTCGGCGAGGCGATCGACGGCATCGCGGCCGCCGGCGCCGCCGGCGAGCGCGCCGTGCGCGCCTTCGGCATCGAGGCCGGGCCCGGCGTGCGCGCGCTCTTGACCGAGGGGAGCGCCGGTATCGCGGCCTACGCAAACCAGCTCAATGCCGCCGGTGGCGCCGCGCAGCAGGCCGCCGCGACCATGGGCAGCAATCTGAATGGTGCGCTTCAGGCGCTGCGCTCTGCCTGGGATGCGTTGCGCATCTCGTTGGTCGACCCACTGCTCGAGCCGATTCGCCGCGAGGTCGAAGGATTGGCCGAGAGCCTGGGGCGATTCACGCAGAGCGCGCGCCTCGAGCAACTGAAGGCGACCCTGCTACAGACCTTCGAAACGTTGGTCGCCCAAGCCAAGGCCTTCGTCGCCGCGGTCGACTGGGAGGGTTTCGCGCAGCGCATCGATACCGCGCTCAGCGGGGCCAAGAGCAGCCTCGAGACGTTCGCGAACAGCGCCTCGCGCACCACCGATACCCTGCTGTTCGTCTTCCAGTCGATCGGGACCGGCATCTCCACGTTGCAGACCGCATTCTGGGGCCTGGCCGGCGTGGTGGGGAAGGCGTCAGCCTTCATCGTTGAGGGGCTCAGCAAGATCGTCAAGGCTCAGTCGAAGCTGACCTTCGGGCCGTTTCGTCGAAAGCTCGAAGAGGTCTCGGCCGAGATCGCCTCCGTGTCCGAGTCGCTGGACAATGCCGCTGATGGCGCTTTCGAAAACGCCGGCGCCGCGCTCGACCGGACCGCGCAAAAAGGTGAATCGCTGCGCGAAACCATGCGCCGCCTGTTCGAGGCGCAACGCGATGCCGAGAAGTCAACGCGCGAGCTGGGCGAGGCGCAGCGTGATGCGGCACCACCGGCGGAGCTGACGGCCGAGCAGGAACGGCTCGCCGCGGCCATCAAAACCTACAACGCGGCACTGGCCGAGGCGCGCGCCGGCAACGGCGAGGCCGGTCTTTCGCTCATCGAGCTGGGCCAGCGCGTCGTCGAGGCGCGCGCGGAGCTTGATGGCTTGGGCGTGTCGGCTGGTGCGGCCGCCGAACAGGTTGAGGCGAGCGGCGATCGCACCGCCAGATCGGCGGGCGAGAGCCGCGACGAGATCGCGCAGCTGCGTCAGGAGTATGACCGGCTGATCGAGGCGGGCGACACCCAGGGGGCCGACAAGGTTCTGCGCTCGATCCGCCGGATCGGGGAAGAGGCCGGGGAGAGCGCCGGGGTGACCGAGGGGGCCGCCGCCCGGATCGAGGCGGCGTTCGATCAGCTGGGGATCGTGTCCCAGCGTGCGCTCGACCAGGCCGCCACCAACGCGCGCGCCAATTTCGAGACGATCGCCAACTCCGCCAATGCCTCTGCGGAAGACATCGAGCGCGCCTTCTTAGCCTGGGCAGAGGCAGCGCGCACTGCGGCGGCGGATTCCGACGAGGCGCGGCAACGCGAAGTCGAGTCGATGCTGCTTGCGCAAGCGACCGCGCTTGGGTTGCGTGATGCCTATCTGTCACTGGAGGGCATCAACCGCACAACCACCGACACCACCCGCAACCTCTCCGACAGTCAGCGCGACCTCGGCAATAGCGCCAAGGATGCCGACGAAGGCATCAAGAAGGTCGTCGGGTCGAGCAACGACCTCAACATCGCCTTTCTGAACAGTCGCGAGCAGATCCGCAACGCCATCGCCGATCTGCGCGGCTACTCCTCGGCGGCGGCTGATGCCGTCGAGGAGATCGTCAGCGGCCTCGATCGCTGGGACAACAAGATCCGTGCGATCCAGGCGCTGGAGGCGAGCGACTTCGTCGGCGACGGCGCGGTGGACGAGGCCTCGGCGCGCATCGCCCAGCTCGAGGCCGAGCTGGAAGCGACCGGCGCCACGGCTGATGCGCTTGCCGAGCGCGTCGACATGGCCTTCAACGTGCTGCGCGACACCGATGCCGTGGTGCTCGCGATCACCCAGCTCAAGCAGGAGGTCATCGAGGCCGAGATCGCCGCCGAACGTCTGGCGCAGCGCGGCGAGCGGCTGCAGGCCGAGTTCGCCGGGCTCACCGATGCGCTCGACGCCGGCTCGATCGGCCTGAGCGAGTATGCCGATAAGCTCGACCGCCTGATCGATGCCAACCAGCGCCTCGGCGAGGAGGAGCTGGAGCCGTTGCGCGCGGCGCTCGACGATGCGCGGCGCAAGATGGCCGACTTCACCGAGGACGCCCAGGCCGGCCTGCGCGACCTGCAGGCCGAGTGGGCCGAGCTCAACGGCCAGCAGCTCGAGGCGTTGCTCCTCGAGCAGGAGGCGCAACGCCTCGAGATCGAGATGGCGCTCGCCGAGGCCAAGCGCGATGGCAATACCGAGGCGATCCGCGCGCTCGAGGACCAGCTCGACATGCTCGAGCAGATCCAGGCCGTCGAGCGCGAGCGTGCCGCCGAGGCCGAGGCCCAGGCCGCGATCGAGGCGGCCGAGGCCGAGGCCGAAGAGGCCGCGCGCCGCGCCGCGCTGAGCGATGCCGATCGCGCCCATGAGGACAGCATCGCCACGCTCGAGGCGCGGCTGCTCGAGGCGGTGCGCGCCCAGGACCAGGCGCTCGAGGACGCCCTGGCCGCGCAGATTGCCGCCGAGCGACAGCGCCACGAGGAGACCCTGGCCAACCTCGAGGCCGAGTCCGCGGCGCGCGCGAGCACCGGGACGGCGAGCACCGCCGGCACGACCTCGGGTGCGACGGGGAGCACAAGCACGGCGAGCGCGAGCCGTGCGATCGACGTGCGCGTCAGTGTCAACGGCCAGTCGAGTCGCACCATCACCGTGGCCGATGAGGCCAGCGCCGATGCGCTCGAATCCATCCTGTCATCCCTTGAGTCCGCCGCCGCTGTGGCGATCTGA
- a CDS encoding phage tail tube protein: MTAPRAIYLRCEVKAGLWDGLTWPTQYSDPLNFTKIELTAPTQEKEELISNMTGNYGAALDSQQKPTDSATATLEFNTMTDVMLGLVLGADVSPGEQAQSTITDESVDTALGVWVPLAHGYIDSEQSISLKTGADVAVEPSKYEIDTTNGMIKALHADAVGTGMKLSYTARAESWTAFAAGQAKSAYVHLIGSATDMVTGKTGRLNIWRAALAPGGAVDPVAGGYFAGSLAGSLIAPTGKASPWEWQALSA, from the coding sequence ATGACCGCACCCCGCGCCATCTATCTGCGCTGCGAAGTCAAGGCCGGTCTGTGGGACGGCCTGACCTGGCCGACCCAGTACAGCGATCCGCTCAACTTCACCAAGATTGAACTCACCGCGCCCACGCAGGAGAAGGAAGAGCTGATCTCCAACATGACCGGCAACTACGGCGCCGCGCTCGACAGCCAGCAGAAGCCGACTGATTCGGCGACCGCGACGCTGGAGTTCAACACCATGACCGACGTCATGCTCGGCCTGGTGCTGGGCGCCGATGTCAGCCCCGGGGAGCAGGCGCAGAGCACCATCACCGACGAGTCGGTCGATACCGCCCTGGGGGTCTGGGTGCCGCTGGCCCACGGGTACATCGACAGCGAACAGTCGATCAGCCTCAAGACCGGGGCCGATGTCGCGGTCGAGCCCTCGAAGTACGAGATCGATACCACCAACGGGATGATCAAGGCCCTCCATGCCGACGCCGTCGGCACCGGCATGAAGCTCAGCTATACCGCGCGCGCCGAGAGCTGGACCGCCTTCGCCGCCGGCCAGGCCAAGAGCGCCTATGTCCACCTCATCGGTAGCGCCACCGACATGGTCACCGGCAAGACCGGCCGCCTCAACATCTGGCGCGCCGCGCTCGCGCCGGGCGGCGCGGTCGACCCGGTGGCGGGTGGGTACTTCGCGGGCAGCCTCGCCGGGTCGCTGATTGCGCCGACCGGCAAGGCCTCGCCCTGGGAATGGCAGGCGCTGAGCGCCTGA